From Streptomyces sp. NBC_01460, a single genomic window includes:
- a CDS encoding galactose-binding domain-containing protein, with product MTPPLSRPRLLRRSLSASLSLALAAAGTAAAVVLAGAPPAQAAAVPAPSPVGISGRGATVPFKEQEAEYAATNGSLIGPNRLYGSLPSEASGRQAVTLDATGEYVEFTLTAPANAMTFRYSLPDNAAGTGRDGSLDLRVNGSSLKSVPVTSKYGWYYGGYPFNNSPGDTNPHHFYDETRTMFGSTLAAGTKIRLQVTSTAASPSFTIDLADFEQVGAPVGRPSGALDVVSDFGADPTGAADSTAKIQAAVDAGRTQGKEVYIPQGTFKVQDHIVVDKVTLRGAGPWYSVLTGRHPTDRSKAVGVYGKYATQGGSSNVTLKDFAIIGDIRERVDNDQVNAIGGAMSNSVVDNVWMQHTKCGAWMDGPMDNFTIRNSRILDQTADGVNFHYGVTNSTVTNTFVRNTGDDGLAMWAENVPNVKNKFTFNTVILPILANNIVTYGGKDITISDNVMSDTITNGGGLHIANRYPGVNSGQGTAVSGTHTAARNTLIRTGNNDFNWQFGVGAIWFSGLNEPINNATINITDSEILDSSYAAIHLIEGASNGLHFDNIKIDGAGTYALQIQAPGTASFNKVVATHIAQSNPIHNCVGSGFQITQGTGNSGWYANPPACTGVWPAPVWTNGGVPGGGGPTDPTDPTDPPDPTDPPEETGNLAQGRPVTETSHADVYGAGNAVDGNANSYWESRNNAFPQSVTVDLGAAKAVKRLVLKLPPAAAWATRTQTIGVTGSTDNSAYSSLKAAAGYTFNPSSGNTATVTLTGTPVRYLRLTFTANTGWPAGQLSELEAYTS from the coding sequence GTGACCCCACCACTGTCTCGACCACGTCTCCTCAGACGCTCCCTCTCCGCGTCCCTCTCCCTCGCACTCGCCGCGGCGGGCACCGCCGCCGCGGTCGTGCTGGCCGGCGCTCCCCCCGCCCAGGCCGCCGCGGTCCCCGCGCCGTCACCCGTCGGGATATCCGGGCGGGGCGCCACCGTCCCGTTCAAGGAACAGGAGGCCGAGTACGCCGCCACCAACGGCTCGCTGATCGGTCCGAACCGCCTGTACGGCTCCCTGCCCTCCGAGGCGTCGGGCCGACAGGCTGTCACCCTCGACGCCACCGGTGAGTACGTCGAGTTCACGCTCACCGCCCCCGCGAACGCGATGACCTTCCGCTACTCGCTGCCGGACAACGCGGCCGGGACGGGCCGGGACGGCTCGCTCGACCTGCGGGTCAACGGCAGCTCGCTCAAGAGCGTGCCGGTGACGTCGAAGTACGGCTGGTACTACGGGGGTTACCCCTTCAACAACAGCCCGGGTGACACCAACCCGCACCACTTCTACGACGAGACCCGGACCATGTTCGGGTCCACCCTGGCCGCCGGTACGAAGATCCGGCTCCAGGTGACCTCCACCGCGGCCTCGCCGTCGTTCACGATCGACCTGGCCGACTTCGAGCAGGTCGGCGCGCCGGTCGGCAGGCCGTCGGGCGCCCTGGACGTCGTGAGCGACTTCGGCGCCGACCCGACGGGGGCCGCCGACTCCACGGCGAAGATCCAGGCCGCGGTGGACGCGGGCCGCACCCAGGGCAAGGAGGTGTACATCCCGCAGGGCACGTTCAAGGTGCAGGACCACATCGTCGTCGACAAGGTCACCCTGCGCGGCGCCGGCCCCTGGTACAGCGTGCTGACCGGACGTCACCCCACGGACCGAAGCAAGGCGGTCGGGGTCTACGGGAAGTACGCGACGCAGGGCGGCAGCAGCAACGTCACGCTCAAGGACTTCGCCATCATCGGCGACATCCGTGAGCGGGTGGACAACGACCAGGTCAACGCCATCGGCGGGGCCATGTCCAACTCGGTCGTCGACAACGTCTGGATGCAGCACACCAAGTGCGGCGCCTGGATGGACGGTCCGATGGACAACTTCACCATCAGGAACAGCCGCATCCTGGACCAGACCGCCGACGGCGTGAACTTCCACTACGGCGTCACGAACTCCACGGTGACCAACACCTTCGTCCGCAACACCGGTGACGACGGACTGGCCATGTGGGCGGAGAACGTCCCGAACGTGAAGAACAAGTTCACGTTCAACACGGTGATCCTGCCGATCCTCGCCAACAACATCGTCACGTACGGCGGCAAGGACATCACCATCTCCGACAACGTCATGTCGGACACCATCACCAACGGCGGCGGGCTGCACATCGCCAACCGCTACCCGGGCGTCAACTCGGGTCAGGGGACGGCCGTCTCGGGTACGCACACCGCTGCCCGCAACACCCTGATCCGGACCGGGAACAACGACTTCAACTGGCAGTTCGGCGTCGGGGCGATCTGGTTCAGCGGACTCAACGAGCCGATCAACAACGCCACGATCAACATCACCGACAGCGAGATCCTGGACAGCTCCTACGCTGCGATCCACCTGATCGAGGGCGCGAGCAACGGGCTGCACTTCGACAACATCAAGATCGACGGCGCGGGCACGTACGCCCTGCAGATCCAGGCTCCCGGCACGGCCTCGTTCAACAAGGTCGTCGCCACGCACATCGCCCAGTCCAACCCGATCCACAACTGTGTCGGAAGCGGCTTCCAGATCACCCAGGGAACCGGGAACTCGGGCTGGTACGCGAATCCGCCCGCCTGCACCGGTGTCTGGCCGGCCCCGGTGTGGACCAACGGCGGGGTCCCCGGGGGCGGCGGACCCACCGACCCGACGGACCCGACGGACCCGCCCGACCCGACCGATCCGCCCGAGGAGACGGGCAACCTCGCCCAGGGGCGCCCGGTCACCGAGACGAGCCACGCCGACGTGTACGGCGCCGGCAACGCGGTGGACGGCAACGCCAACAGCTACTGGGAGAGCCGCAACAACGCCTTCCCGCAGTCCGTCACCGTGGACCTCGGTGCCGCGAAGGCGGTCAAGCGGCTGGTGCTGAAGCTGCCTCCCGCCGCCGCCTGGGCGACCCGGACGCAGACGATCGGCGTCACGGGCAGCACCGACAACTCCGCGTACAGCTCGCTGAAGGCGGCGGCGGGGTACACGTTCAACCCGTCGAGCGGCAACACGGCGACGGTGACGCTGACGGGGACGCCGGTCCGCTACCTGCGGCTGACGTTCACCGCGAACACCGGCTGGCCCGCGGGCCAGTTGTCCGAGCTGGAGGCCTACACCAGCTGA
- a CDS encoding glycoside hydrolase family 5 protein, producing the protein MKPRTRKRLGRALAAAVTATALLMTLSGPVAAQAAPAAPAGRQPAATPAAAGTDWLHTEGNRIVDAQGNRVWLTGVNWFGFNASERVFHGLWSANLDTVTRQMAERGINIVRVPISTQLLLEWKNGQAAPSSAVNTWANPELAGRTTLGVFDAFLGVAEKYGIKVMLDVHSAEADNSGHVYPVWWKGSITPEQFYTAWEWVTARYKANDTLVAMDVKNEPHGKQSESPRAKWDGSTDQDNFKYTCQTAGRRILAVNPQVLVLCEGIEIYPRDGANWSSTNATDYHGMWWGGNLRGAKDHPVDLGAQQDQLVYSPHDYGPLVYQQPWFQGEWNRTTLERDVWGPNWLYLHKDGTAPLFIGEWGGHLDNGPNQKWMTALRGLIVENGIHQTFWCLNPNSGDTGGLLGYDWATWDEAKYAMLKPALWQSGGKFVSLDHEVRLGGAAGTTGISLADLYGG; encoded by the coding sequence ATGAAGCCACGGACGAGAAAACGACTGGGCAGGGCGCTCGCCGCCGCCGTCACCGCGACCGCTCTGCTGATGACGCTGTCCGGCCCCGTCGCCGCGCAGGCGGCACCGGCCGCTCCGGCGGGCCGGCAGCCGGCCGCGACGCCCGCCGCCGCCGGGACCGACTGGCTGCACACCGAGGGCAACCGGATCGTCGACGCGCAGGGCAACCGCGTCTGGCTCACCGGCGTCAACTGGTTCGGCTTCAACGCCTCCGAGCGGGTCTTCCACGGGCTCTGGTCCGCCAACCTGGACACGGTCACCCGGCAGATGGCGGAGCGCGGCATCAACATCGTCCGTGTGCCGATCTCCACCCAGCTCCTGCTGGAGTGGAAGAACGGGCAGGCCGCGCCGTCCAGCGCGGTCAACACCTGGGCCAACCCCGAGCTCGCGGGCAGGACGACCCTGGGGGTCTTCGACGCCTTCCTCGGAGTGGCGGAGAAGTACGGCATCAAGGTCATGCTGGACGTGCACAGCGCGGAGGCCGACAACTCCGGCCATGTGTACCCGGTCTGGTGGAAGGGCTCGATCACCCCCGAGCAGTTCTACACCGCCTGGGAGTGGGTGACCGCGCGCTACAAGGCCAACGACACGCTCGTGGCGATGGACGTCAAGAACGAGCCGCACGGCAAGCAGTCCGAAAGCCCTCGCGCCAAGTGGGACGGCTCCACGGACCAGGACAACTTCAAGTACACCTGCCAGACCGCGGGCAGGCGGATCCTCGCCGTCAACCCGCAGGTCCTCGTCCTGTGCGAAGGCATCGAGATCTACCCCAGGGACGGCGCGAACTGGTCCTCCACCAACGCGACCGACTACCACGGCATGTGGTGGGGCGGGAACCTGCGCGGGGCGAAGGACCACCCGGTCGACCTCGGCGCGCAGCAGGACCAGCTGGTCTACTCCCCGCACGACTACGGCCCGCTGGTCTACCAGCAGCCCTGGTTCCAGGGCGAGTGGAACCGTACGACGCTGGAGCGCGACGTCTGGGGCCCCAACTGGCTCTACCTGCACAAGGACGGTACCGCACCGCTGTTCATCGGCGAGTGGGGAGGCCACCTCGACAACGGCCCGAACCAGAAGTGGATGACCGCCCTGCGGGGTCTGATCGTGGAGAACGGCATCCACCAGACCTTCTGGTGCCTCAACCCCAACTCCGGTGACACCGGCGGCCTTTTGGGCTACGACTGGGCGACCTGGGACGAGGCCAAGTACGCGATGCTCAAGCCCGCGCTGTGGCAGTCGGGCGGGAAGTTCGTGAGCCTCGACCACGAGGTGAGGCTGGGCG